In Acanthochromis polyacanthus isolate Apoly-LR-REF ecotype Palm Island chromosome 9, KAUST_Apoly_ChrSc, whole genome shotgun sequence, the DNA window ATGCATAACCACAGCAGTAACCATTGCCGACATCTTTTTTTTGAGACACACAAGCTGCTGATTTCTTGTCCGTCACACCTTTCTGTTAAATATGTGAATTGCATATGACTGCACAGAGAGATCTGATTTTAATGATCAGTATCTGGACCGGTCGAGACattttttgactgattggtaTCCGCTTTATTGAGCATGAACCTAAGTCTGATCCTCTGTTTATGTCCTGAGGGCACAATTTGTTGCAAGATGGTGTTAAAATGTctgcactgtgaaaatattttaaattgggAAATGAAAGCAATCCGGTAGCCGCTTGTAGTATCTGCAATGTGAGCATTTTGCACAGCGGTAGTAACGGAGTTGTTTTACTCTACCAGTTTTATGCGGCACCTAAAAGCTAAACACTGGATGGACCACAGTGAGTTTGCTCACgtttagaaggaaagaaaaagtgcCTTGATATAGTGAAAAGGCCAAAAGTATTGTGGAAAGGATAACTGAATTCAGTGTGTTGGATGAGCAGCTCAGGCTTTTGAAAGTCTTGTACGGGAAGCCAAAAAGGCCATAATTCATTTGCTTGCACAAGATGGTTTGCATGCAACTCAAGTTAATATGATGCAATTTATGCAGCACCTAAACTTCAACAAGGTTTGTGACCACCTACTAAGGTCTTTAATCAGATGTGACTGCTATTGAAGAGGAATTGAATTTTGTGTTGCACATTTTTTGCATACTAGATTTACTAGAATGCAGCACTCAGtgaagttgttgttttgctttgttgtttgtgtgaatgtttaAATTATTCTATTCCACCACTTCAAGGTTTAAttttaaactgtaattaaaCTATAATGGAGCACTAAATGAACTAATTATTCCGTCAAACAACGCAGCGGagctatgtgacgatcggcgtaggtttttccttctgttcatctgtctgttagcaacattattcaaaaacggcataacagatttggatgaaattttcagggaaggtcagaaatgatacaaggaccaattgattggattttggcaatgatgcagcttacagtctggatccacagatttgttaaagttttctgtattgcgagatagtggcacagcgacactgtaactatgacaatacGTAAATACTTCATCAGCTACCCACTGATGATCACATTATtgcgatcctacaacaaatccaccactgcagacttattgggacttatctgttggaaatcatacaacgaaagagcagccttggcggtgtactgcgctctctgagtgcttttcttgtttagtatatttacttgtttatttatttccaatTGCTGAGAGCAGCAAGTGGAATTgagataaattattttaatttctaacATAAAAATGCCATTAAGGACTAGACTGGATGCAGAAATGTATTAATGCACTGAAGCACTTTTCAGTTGTTGAACATAACTTTTAAAATTGTACGCCCCCTAATGTTGGTGCTGTGTAATATATCATGTTTCAACACTACAAAGTGCAGTGTTTGCTTTAATTCAGTCGGAGTGATCAGCCACAGCTGGAGGAAATTGTAATACAAGGAACATTCATTATCGGACCATATTGCTCACCACCTGCTTcataataaatttaaaaaaatacaagctATAGTGCACATGTCCATGAAAGCATCCACACTGCAGCACCACTGATTCTTtccaagaaacaaaactgaaactaaattaaaacattATAGTTCCCCACAGGAAACATAAAAGCGTGTTCCTCCAGTGATCATGAAGAAATCTCGACTGTGCTCCGTATTTGACTGCAGCGCACATAAAGAGATGAAAGGCACATCTGTAGTACCTTGAGAAGCATCATTAGTTGCTCCAGCTGCACCATGAGTTCCCTGCGACTCTCCTGCAGAGTAGACATTCTTTGTTCAAGCTCATCTTTGCGTTGCCTAACAGAAGAAACAAGATGTGATAAAACCAGGCAGACACGtcaataggaaaaaaaaaaaagagaaacaaaacacatcacAGGCATCTTAAGACTCCACCGCACATTTATTTAGCAAATTAAGCAAAACTGTCTGCCATAAATCTGTTCTATGAAGTGAGTCAAAAGGTGGCAAAGTTACCTGAGAAGTCGGAGCTCAGCGAGCAGGGTGGGGTTCTGCTGACCTCTGTCAGGAGGCGGCTGGGATGCTTCTTCATGCTGAAGGCGCAGCCGCTGGATTTCCTGCAGGATTTCTCTATAATGAGGTGTGAGGCATATACAAGTCACATTAAACTGTAttcctctcattttttttgcacatgaaCATCAATAAACCTAAAACAATGAGGATCTGTATATTCTGCTCCTCCCAGACAAATATGTGACTGTTTAAGTTCAACATAAACCTACATCAATTGACTTCTTTGGCCACTTGGGGGCAGCAGAAACAAGCTGTTATCACCTCAGTTATTCACAGTGTCCAGCAGATACAGAGCAGCAGTACTTTGTGTGGCTTTCTTTCAACAATTTTCTGTCTACCCAGTCTTTTGAAGCTCTAAATTCTCCATTATGTTCACCAGCCACTTACTTGTATTTTGGTGAACAGGTAGCCTACAGTGGGCTAtaatttttaaatatctttttgcCAAACCAGCACGTGTCTGCTCCAGCCAAAACAGTGCTTTGTAAGTGGTGAGCGCAGaccaaaacagaaatgtttcagaCTGAAAAGCCACACAGTGAGCAGAAAGATGACATGTGGAAGCTTTTTGTCTTGTCGCCGCAGAAAGAGCGCATTAGTTACTAAATTACACTGATCCGTTCTATTCAAGCGTCCCAGGAAGCCATGACAGTGAGCCAGAATTCACAATTGCAAGACCATGAAAGAGAAGTAGCTCCAATGAGTTCAGTCAGCTTTTCCTACTGTGACACGCCAAAATATGCCTGTCAAAACCTTTAAAGGGGTCCAGGGAGATGGATCCATTGTTCATATAAAAACATTGATCATAGCTGCTTTAAAACCTACTACCTCACTCTCAATTTAACTTTCGCCTGTTTTCACTACTTACTATTTATTGTcctcattttgacatttaaattttatGTGACTTCATTcataactttgaaactgatTTCATcttatttcagatttatttttatatgcaATTTTAAAGCACCTGGGATTTGCCACTGTGCATAAATATAGTCAGATATTTGCATTAAAATTGTACATTTTAGTAGAATAAATCCCAACTTGTTGATGATCATAATAAAAATGATCACTGTGTATATGTTGCATGTAATTCacactgcttttttaaaatcccgaccgttctgtttacatttatcTAACTTTATATTGTTATCTACAACTTATTCTATTAATATACTGTACTTGGTGGGGTTGTATCATTCTATTCACACTGTTCATTCTGTTTATACTGTAGAACACTGTATGTACTAATGGCACATAAAAGGCACATTTACTGCTCCTTCTACATTTCATTGTCTTCAAAAAAGTTGAATCTGATCTAATCTTtgaggtttgttttttgttcagatCAAGAGTCCCTTCATTCTAAAGGTGTATTTCTTGTTATAAAGTTGACAAAAGAAGTGAAACATCAACAGAACAGAACTGAACAGTAGCACCAAAGCAGTCATCCCTAACCTGTTTTTGCTCTCGAGCTCGGCAATGAGCtgtctctgctgtttgttgGCATCCAGAGAACAGGGGAGGTCTGTGGGGACCCTCTGCTGCTGAGCCTGTTGGTGAAACCGAGCAGGAGACATCACATGAACCGACTATACCTCCAGATGATGTCATCCACCGCTTTATCTCGTATCTCAAGAGGGAACAAAGCAGTTAAGTCACCAGCCATCCATCAAGTTCCGGTCAGAGCGTGAACAGACACGCAAGTCTGGTTAGAAATGATCACCACCTTGGCAATAAAAAGGACTGAAACCTCATGAAGTGGAGTAGCAGCATACGTTAAATCCTTTTCTCATCAAGGACAGATTTCTGGCACTGGACAGCTATGAAAGATGCCATGATGTTGTGTGCAATAAATGtcttacatatatatatatatatctctcACCGCAGCATCAGCAGCCAGTCTAGCAGCATAGCGGGCGATGAGGCTGTGCTCTTCATCTTGATGGTTACTGCTCTCCAGCAAACTGATCAAGAGGAAAATCGAGATGGGAGTCACAACATGACACAATTAATAATGCACAGCTATGCAGATACCAAACACGCATAAGAAATCTATGCAAAGAAAGCAaaggaagttttatttttttcgaGAGTCAGAGTAGTTATTTGGCAGAGCCTGCGTAACCATGCTAATCTATtcatataaaaaacacaaaaagcataaATGAAGTTGGGTTATTGTGTAAAAGTGGAGGTGAAGCCATCAATCGCTTTGTATTTAAAAGCCAATCTGATCACCAAAGCAGTAGAAAATATGGTTTTGCACTTGTACGCACACATACTGTAACTGCATTCATACAGGAAGATATGAGGTGGCTGCTAATATAATACAATACTATAGGTGGCATTCGACCgccattaaaaatacacacacacaccgtcaaAATTTAGTCCACAAAGCTATAAAGCTCAAGTAATAATGTTTCAAAGCGGAGAGAACATGTCATATTTCTAgtgataaataaaaagaaacacaggtTGCACATCTGTCTGACTTACAGCATCAAACTCATATAAGAGAATACTATGTAAGGAAGTAATTGAAGTATTTTGTGCCATTTAACTAAATCAACTAAGCCTCCTAAAGTATTTGTATACAATTATTTGTCTcctctatttaaaaaaaaaagaagtcaaaacAATACATATACattgcaaaatttaaaaaagaaaaaagtttagtTCAATATTATAGAATCATACATttccgttcaaaagtttggggtcacttagaaatgttgttatttttgaaagaaaagcattttttttaaggaaGATAGCATTTAATTCATCAAAAATCCAGTCTAGTCATTGTtaacgtggtaaatgactatttcagctggaaacggctgatttttaatggaatatctacataggggtacagaggaacatttccagcaaccatcactcctgtgttctaatgctaatggggttgaaaggctaattgatgattagaaaacccttgtgcaattatgttagcacatgaatgaaaagtgagagttttcatggaaaacttaCACGATATGAAATggtctggatgaccccagacttttgaacagtagtgtatgtgcaGTTCTGAGGTCTTTCGAGGactcaaaaaaaatctttccccTCAGAATCAAATCTAATCTAGCCTACACTGTTCACTTGGCAGAAACAAACTCTAATTCCCATTTTGGACACAAATCAGTCAGAAACACTAATTGCTGCTGAATAGCAACAATGCACTGAGAAAAGTGTCAAAGGCCGAGGAGAACCGTCTGTACAACTGTCTGACAGCATGCAGCGTTAGGACTGGAACACATTCACAGTTAGACTGGGTTAGGGGGAAAAGGCCATGAGGCGGCGGTTCAGCAGAGCACACAGTTTCCACCGACGTCCGGCAAacatagcagcagcagcacaccaaCTAACCATGTTTTAGGGTTGTTTTGGAGCATATTCACATAGAGGCCAATGAGAACATGTTCGTCGGCAAGTCTATCAGCAACATCGAGGTTGTAGTTCAACCTGGAACAGTGGATGGTTTCACAAAACATAGAACGTTACACAGGTGACAACAGAGGGGAAGGAGAgtgagggagaagaggaggggacGTAACaaaggaggagagggggagaacGGCTGAAAAGCAGCCATTCATGGGTGACTAGAGAAAAACAAGGCCATATTATGTTTGGGAGAGACACCACTGATGAAGGCTAGGAGCACGATTGAGGACATGCctagcaaaaaaaatgcatttatacaTCAGCTACATAATGTTTACATTCTACAGTCATCAATCACTCAGTGCTCtattataaaaatgactgaGGGAACATTATTTATAGGTTAAACAATCTGCCCTCTAGATATGCCAAGCATGCACAGTCCCTTTTGATGTAGCTCCTACATTTGTAGAAGCTTCCACCTGTATCACAAACCCCTATAGTGTAGCAACCATGCTGACTATCATTATGGAGAACCACAACATACGTGGAGGAGAGTCAGTGCATtcaatatagaaaaaaatgagtctTGACAGCCCTGTaagcaaatattttcaataCTATGCTCTTTGTGCCAGTATAGTCAGCCAGAACTCCATACTTCTAATAGCTGCTATATGTGCTAGCAATGTTTAGCCGAGCTGGTTTGATTGAAATACAGAAGATTTCTGCAAAAGCAAAACGTTTGCAGAAAATTAGCATGAAACTGAGGATGAATTTTAGCAAAGACTGTAGTTTGTCAAACAATGTTGTCACAAATTTTCCGGTGTTGGTCACTAGTGACGAAGTTCAAGCAACATTACTGCAAAAAGGAGAAGTTTGACACCACTGGCAAACATGTTCCTTTGGGACTCTGCAAGGAAAATGACTGGAGTAATCAGACTGTATATCCTGACCGTACATAGTCCATTGTGAGGGAACAAGGAGAGAGATATTGGCGTGACATACAACAAGTCAGCTTCCTGGTCTGAATAAAACTGGAAATTGGGGAGATGTACGTAAATGTTTTCCCCTAGTGGTCACTTACagtactgcaaaaaaaaaatcctctgcaACCCAAAAAGCACATCTTACAAGTGTAAAAATATTGACAGGATGGCCTCCCAAAATGTACAAAGATAATTTTTTATGGAGTTTCTATGCTGGTGAAATTTTCATAAAGCATAGAAGAAATATAAAATCTACGGGTCAAATGGGGAAGGCATGGAAAAGACAAGCAGGGGAAAAAGTAATGCGCAAACCATGCAGGTTAAAATCTTTTTTGCCTCCCATGTGAGCAGTTTCCATTGAAGAGAGATCTCCTTCATATATCCACGGTTATGTGGCATGCACTATAACTATTCAGCTACCAAACTAGGAACAATCTACAAGCTTTTGAAGCAGCATTAATGCACAGAGTATTTTTCTACATGTAAGTAGCTTCATTGCAATTCGGTGCTGAGCAGCATCTAGCTGGTTTATTGGCGCTTTGTTAATGACATtcatctggctggctggctggctggctgtgggaaatttttaaaaatggactcAAGGATGTTAAAACCCTCTGTGGGTTTTAACATCCATGTGGGTCATTTATGGATTTGATTGAGGTGCAACACTAAATCTACTGGAGTGGCCCTTTAACAGTCCACATTACTAAAAGTCAAAGCTTCAGTCCTGAGTTTAGGAATGATAATCAGATATTCTCTTCAGTGTCTCCAAAAGCTACCCTGTTAGCTTTCAAAGGACACATCTCCTGGAAGCTTCTCAGCCTGCACAAACAGCAACTGCAATGTCAAATATTCTGACACGCTTATCAAGAATAACCTAAGGAACGCCACTCATCACTTCTGTATGTTTTCTATACGCCTGAGTTATGAAAGGgagtagtgttccctaaagaaATGCATTCCTCTCTCAAGTGCAGGTGCAGAAGAGCTCAGATGCTTTTCactcaaaaaaaatcaatagttTAATCTTTGACAGTAACAGCAACGGAAAAAGGAAGTTAATCCCACTTCAtctaaatatatacatacatcATGAACCACAACGCTGAGAATTTATATAATTTAACTGCTGGAGCTCCAACACAGAGAGGACTGATGGTAACATTTAATGCAGCTCCTATTAGAATCTGGCAGTTAGTGTTTCCCATTTCTGTGTGTatgaaaacattgtaaaagacaCTCTAAACTAATGGCCAATGATCTTCATGATGCATGCTTCATCTAGCGTCTTCGAAAAAGCCCCATGAGGATAAAAATGTAAACCCGTCTACAGGAAAACCGGTTTGCTAATAGTTTCCTCAAGACGATAAGCACTCTAGTTTATGATATGATTATTATCTATATGAGTTCACACATGCATTTGCACTAGAAAGGCGTTCTCATATGCACACCTGTGACACTTAccctctccctttcaacagatGTGGAGCAGCCCCAGTCAGGGGCTTTCTGTGCTCAACATCATTATTCTTGCTGTAAGGCAAGCCATTTACATTCAgctcaagaaaaacacaaaaaaagcggTGATACACAAATGTTTGCACGCACACGCTTGCACACTTGGGGAAAATAAAGGCAAGAAAATAAAGACAGTGTGGGTCACAGAGTCCACAGGGCGCGAGGCCTTCAGGGAACATGGCAGACTGAAAAGATCTGTTGTATAATCCAGGGCAGCCATTGTTAGCGCTGCTGTACTCACTTTTTGGTGGAGTAAGGGTTCCCTGATGTAGGCATGGAGTGGGAGAGTGAGTAGTCATTGGTGATATTCACTGGTCTTGGTGGCCtggacaggaaagaaaaaaatatctgttatCTAAACTAACAgggcagctgtttttttctgataatAAAGGCAGCAAATGCCTGTGCATATTTCTATTAtatttcattctttcagtctTGTGGATTTCCTTCGACTGTACGTTCTTTGACTTTCCACTGACAGATAAAACATATCAAAAAGCATGACATTTGTTATGTATCATGTATGAAAACATGcaagaatgaatgaaatgaatcagTGAATTGACAAACACAACAGGTGTTCAGAAAGAAGTTAAAAACAGTAACTGTAAGTGTGGGACTTCactaaaatacaatacaaaaggTTCAGATCTACAGTtacaaaaatgtgttaaataatTAAAGCAAACTCACCACGTGTCTCTATTTTGTGGAAAGTAAAGAACAAGGAAAGGAACAAATACTTTGTTACAATCAGCCAAGCAGTATAAGACGAGACTAAACAACATGTCAAGGTTCAAGGCAGTCAGTTAAATCACTAAAATGTTCACCAGTAAGGCAGAATGCCTAAATGACAAATGGGCAAGCAGATATTAATTTATAGTACATATATGAGTAGAGAAACATACACTATCATttagaagtttggggtcacccagataatttcatgttttccatgaaaactcacacttttattcatgcactaacatatttgcacaagggtttcctaatcatcaattagcctttcagcaccattaactaacacaatgtagcattagaacacaggagtgatggtttctgggaatgttcctctgtacccctatggagatattccattaaaaatcagccgtttccaactagaatagtcatttactgcTTTAAGAATGTCTACACTGCATGTCttattgatttaatgttatctgcattgaaaaaaaatgcattaactcaaaaataaggacatttcaataTGAGGGGAGACGGATAACTAACAAGAAATTgcagaaacaaaatgtaaaacacatgtCTGAGATTATGTTTATTTGTACAACAAAAAGTATTATAAACGTATAATTCTTTCATACCCAAATATATGGGATTGATGCTCCACATGgtgtttatttaatgtcataaaaatTAATAGATGCATCATTATCTGTCTATTAACTCTAATTTAAACACTGAATATTAAAATCTAGAATCAAACTACCATCCGATCTTCTGTCAAAGAGATGACTCCATTATTCTATACTTTTGGTGGTTTAAGTCTTTGAAAATACTGCGATTATTATTAAAAAACCCTccaaattcacataaaaatttaAGAAAATGCACAGACAAAACCAGCAGTGTATTTTGCCACATCAGAAGTGACTTTATGTTCCATTAGCCTTTAATAGACAACACCAGCGCTCATATAGCGGGCCGAATATTTGTTGCAATATTcataagaaaacacaaaacactgcaaGGCAAGGAAGAAGGTAGCAGCAGTGTTGCAGATTACAATCACTCCCAAGGCTATAATTAAGTCTCATTGATCAGTTGACCCAAGAGATTGACTGGAATCGCTTCAGACATAGAGGCAGCTACAGGATCATTATCAGCTGAGGGATGAAATCAAgcatgtcagaaaataacaCAACCCACCCGCTTAACCGATTCCTCTGTTGCGAAGGGAAAGGAAGACGGCAGATGAACTTACACAATATGAGCGAGGTTGAGAGGTTTCTCTGGCAATTCGGAAAACATGGGGTAAGGAGGCTCTCTGCTGGATGCACAGCTCAGTGACTTACTGAGGGCGTGGGATAACTTCTTAGCGGGGGATTTCTGTGGGGGAAACACACAAGAGAGGTGCAGAATGTGAGGACACTGAATCCACACCACGCGCCGTCAACACGGTAACGCTGTCGCCTGCGTCGTGCATTCAGCATCCTTACGCTGTAGTGAAGCAGAACAAAAATAGCCACGACGACTGGTCCAGTGCAGACACACCTCCTTTAGCccacccctctcctcctcctcctcctcctcctccccctcccctcctctccatccctTACCCATGACGTATACTCCTTCATTTGGTGCTGGTTGCTATGGGAACCGCTGGCATGCCCCCTCCAGAAGCAGTCCTGACAGAGCTGGTAATTATGACATTGCTGGCAGCGGTAGCGGAAGCCCATCATACTCTCAGTATGGCAGTAGGAGCACTCGACCGGGTGAAAGACtgcagggaggagaggaggggccagacacacacacacacacacacacacacacacacacacacacacacacacacacacacacacacacacacacacacacacacacacacacacacacacacacacacacacacacacacacacaaacagatgtgACTGTAAAACCAGATATTTTGCACATTGTAGTGAGCAGAGGATTAATTTCCATTAATTTAAGGGCAGATGTGAGGGGGGATATTGAGTCTGacaacatttcaaacaaacagCGCCACGCTGCATGGAGCcgcatgtgtgtgtacatgtctCAGCGCTTCTTCATATGGTGGTAGCttgtgatgatgatgagtgAATCACCGatacgcacacacatgcacactcagcCCCTATGGGAAATCTTCACTGGAGGTGTCTTCACGGTGCGTGTGTTTGCTTGACTGATTGTGAAGATTATGATGCAAAGCTGAACTTTACATCCTCCCAGCCCTGCTAGCTTTGCCCTTAAATATCCTGTGTGGCGTCCTTACCGTTCTCCACGTTGGCGAGCCGATGCATGAGCGGTAACCACACCAGACACTGAGGGGGCGGGTCTGACATCAACGTATCCAGGAATGTGTTGAGGGAGACCTTTTTCTATTGACGTACGGTGCAGAGGAGAGTGAGATTCACACACAACGTCAATGCTAAAACAATCTCAGGCTCGCTGATATCATGGAGCGCGGTTGATGAAGCCTCACCTGCTGTGTAAAGCATGTTCTTACAGCTTGCTCAGTGTAACCGAAAGAAGGCCCCTCAAAAACCGCCATGGGCAATTTGAGAACCTCCCTCAGAAACTGGTCAAACTGCGAGTACACCATTATTCCAGCGGAATCTGATATATGtgaaaaaatatctggaaaCAATGCGATGGGAGACATTACACAAATTAATCAAACTAATTGTCAGTTGCCACCACAGTCGGCTAATTACAGCATTACACAATACAATTATCCCACTTATTTgggaaaacaaatcaaagtgaaGCAGTTATTCAGATCAGTTGTAACTGTACACCAGCCCTCCTGTTTTCCCTTACAGGCTGCTGTTCCAACAGATTTTTGTATATTATGTAATAAAGCCTAACCTTCACATCATGAATAATGACTTCTCTCAGCCTTGAAGAGGcctgtgctgctgctttgtttaataAACAATGACTAAGCAGACAGATATatagaaaataaagacaataatGAATTTGAATTAGAAATCTCAAAGCAAAACATTATTAATAAACTACAAATTGTAGCTTTGCAAAGACAATTTGCTGATTTATTACAGGTAAAATAGGTGATTctaatttcatttttcactattgAAAGTGAGATGCTGTGTTTCTTACATCTTAATTTATCCAGAATTTTCCCTCCACAGATGGCTGCCAGGGCCAACTTCACAACAAAGACAGATATCTTGCCATGTCCCTCCCTACAAGAGGCAAAAAGAAACATTATTCTCACAGATTCTTTTGAAACAGAGCTGCAAAAACATATGCAGTGCTCCTTGTAGAAGCAGCTTTTGTTTTAGTAAGTGGCATGCACGATTCTACCTTTAAAGGCAAGCTTGCAAAAGAATGACACTCGTCTTAAAGAATGTTTAACTTGGCTTTTACCTTGACCAAAAATATTCACTCTGCACCCGCATGTTGTGGCATTACTAAGGTAAATATTTGGTATTTTCCCTCCACTTGGGCGTCCACTTGTCAGTGACATTTCACACCACATTAGCTCACGTCAAAACCTTTGACATGAAAGTACACAACCAGCCGCCAATTCTCATGTGACGTGTTACTCACGGGTCGTAGGCAGCCAGCAGGAAGTTGAGCAGCAGGCTGATGGACTGCTCCACGTTGATCTGGTGGGTGGTGGGCATGCGCTTGTTCAGCTGGTAAAAGATAGTGGACAGCACCACTTCTAGACGAGCCACTGAGAGCTCAGCGTTGAGGTCCACGGTGTTGAGGCCGTTCTCTCGGAAAGCCTCGATGACGTTCCAAATATCAACCAAATGCACTGAAAGCAGGCAAACAACGCATGAACATTTTGATGTGGGACGGTTATGAGCTACACGATGTAATTAAAAGTACGCGGCAGCATACTCACAATTGCATTTCTTCTGCACAAATCTGAGTTTGCAGGCTGTTCTGTATGTCGACAGTCGTATGGAATCCAAATCTTGCGCCCCTGAGGAAAATATAACCGTTAATTAACTTTGGAAGTGACGATACCAGTTGATAAGAAATCTGGAAGTCTAACTGGAGTGTATGGAGCCTAAAGCGTTtcattttacataaataaatataccaATATGAAATAAGTACTCACATCAATAAATTCAGAGGGGATATATCTAATATTATAAACATGATTttagaaaatgactaaatataTGCATGGGGttcatcttgttttgtttcttattgttaatcatttctattttactccagcagtttttcattttgtcactgATTCAAAGTGGGTGTCATTCACGATGCTTTTCCCCCCAAGTAACTTTTATGTACAATAATGatgccatttttgtcacttaATGCAATACTTCAAAtgtacactgccgttcaaaagtttggggtcacttcgaaaagtccttatttttgaaggaaaagcatctttttttcaatgaagacatacagtctagaccaggggtgcCACACTCATTTTAGATTTTaggggccacattcagtccaatttCAACTCAAGTGGGACAGACCAGTTAAATCACAGCACactaacctataaataactccaagtttttgctttgttttagtgcaaaaaagcatgttctgaaaatgttgacatttaaggaattatctttttacaaaacattatgaacaacctgaaatttcttaagaaaaataaattcagttttaacaaTATTAACCTCAGctgatcatttacacattaaaacttacagatcacagagtatctacaaaaggaacaaaacattaagTCAcgggtatctggaactgaacagcatagtattttactttgtgatcaaactgacaaaagt includes these proteins:
- the dtna gene encoding dystrobrevin alpha isoform X7 yields the protein MVIYERMIEDCGQSGDNMADRRQLFVEMRAQDLDSIRLSTYRTACKLRFVQKKCNLHLVDIWNVIEAFRENGLNTVDLNAELSVARLEVVLSTIFYQLNKRMPTTHQINVEQSISLLLNFLLAAYDPEGHGKISVFVVKLALAAICGGKILDKLRYIFSHISDSAGIMVYSQFDQFLREVLKLPMAVFEGPSFGYTEQAVRTCFTQQKKVSLNTFLDTLMSDPPPQCLVWLPLMHRLANVENVFHPVECSYCHTESMMGFRYRCQQCHNYQLCQDCFWRGHASGSHSNQHQMKEYTSWKSPAKKLSHALSKSLSCASSREPPYPMFSELPEKPLNLAHIVPPRPVNITNDYSLSHSMPTSGNPYSTKNKNNDVEHRKPLTGAAPHLLKGRGLNYNLDVADRLADEHVLIGLYVNMLQNNPKTCLLESSNHQDEEHSLIARYAARLAADAAAQQQRVPTDLPCSLDANKQQRQLIAELESKNREILQEIQRLRLQHEEASQPPPDRGQQNPTLLAELRLLRQRKDELEQRMSTLQESRRELMVQLEQLMMLLKLEEERKQAVSTQGPGSPRSSPSHTISRPIPTPIHSDSAGTTPTHTPQDSLMGVGGDVQEAFAQGPRRNLRNDLLIAADSITNTMSSLVKELNSEGGSETESTVDSEFGRCDLLASTSSDPFFTYKPRPASTADEESFENDLEQQLEDELKLEELMKHRQETDKTCMVTLQQ
- the dtna gene encoding dystrobrevin alpha isoform X2 → MVIYERMIEDCGQSGDNMADRRQLFVEMRAQDLDSIRLSTYRTACKLRFVQKKCNLHLVDIWNVIEAFRENGLNTVDLNAELSVARLEVVLSTIFYQLNKRMPTTHQINVEQSISLLLNFLLAAYDPEGHGKISVFVVKLALAAICGGKILDKLRYIFSHISDSAGIMVYSQFDQFLREVLKLPMAVFEGPSFGYTEQAVRTCFTQQKKVSLNTFLDTLMSDPPPQCLVWLPLMHRLANVENVFHPVECSYCHTESMMGFRYRCQQCHNYQLCQDCFWRGHASGSHSNQHQMKEYTSWKSPAKKLSHALSKSLSCASSREPPYPMFSELPEKPLNLAHIVPPRPVNITNDYSLSHSMPTSGNPYSTKNKNNDVEHRKPLTGAAPHLLKGRGLNYNLDVADRLADEHVLIGLYVNMLQNNPKTCLLESSNHQDEEHSLIARYAARLAADAAAQQQRVPTDLPCSLDANKQQRQLIAELESKNREILQEIQRLRLQHEEASQPPPDRGQQNPTLLAELRLLRQRKDELEQRMSTLQESRRELMVQLEQLMMLLKTQGPGSPRSSPSHTISRPIPTPIHSDSAGTTPTHTPQDSLMGVGGDVQEAFAQGPRRNLRNDLLIAADSITNTMSSLVKELNSGGSETESTVDSEFGRCDLLASTSSDPFFTYKPRPASTADEESFENDLEQQLEDELKLEELMKHRQETDKTCMVTLQQ
- the dtna gene encoding dystrobrevin alpha isoform X3; translated protein: MIEDCGQSGDNMADRRQLFVEMRAQDLDSIRLSTYRTACKLRFVQKKCNLHLVDIWNVIEAFRENGLNTVDLNAELSVARLEVVLSTIFYQLNKRMPTTHQINVEQSISLLLNFLLAAYDPEGHGKISVFVVKLALAAICGGKILDKLRYIFSHISDSAGIMVYSQFDQFLREVLKLPMAVFEGPSFGYTEQAVRTCFTQQKKVSLNTFLDTLMSDPPPQCLVWLPLMHRLANVENVFHPVECSYCHTESMMGFRYRCQQCHNYQLCQDCFWRGHASGSHSNQHQMKEYTSWKSPAKKLSHALSKSLSCASSREPPYPMFSELPEKPLNLAHIVPPRPVNITNDYSLSHSMPTSGNPYSTKNKNNDVEHRKPLTGAAPHLLKGRGLNYNLDVADRLADEHVLIGLYVNMLQNNPKTCLLESSNHQDEEHSLIARYAARLAADAAAQQQRVPTDLPCSLDANKQQRQLIAELESKNREILQEIQRLRLQHEEASQPPPDRGQQNPTLLAELRLLRQRKDELEQRMSTLQESRRELMVQLEQLMMLLKTQGPGSPRSSPSHTISRPIPTPIHSDSAGTTPTHTPQDSLMGVGGDVQEAFAQGPRRNLRNDLLIAADSITNTMSSLVKELNSEGGSETESTVDSEFGRCDLLASTSSDPFFTYKPRPASTADEESFENDLEQQLEDELKLEELMKHRQETDKTCMVTLQQ